One Phocaeicola dorei genomic region harbors:
- a CDS encoding hybrid sensor histidine kinase/response regulator transcription factor, with translation MKRIFIIGLLFLYAFTLYSQSNIRYYFKTLDIQDGLSQNTVNAILQDKQGFMWFGTKDGLNRFDGLSFRIFKKENSALGNNFITALHEDKEGNIWVGTDAGVYVYNPLLEDFTVFDRVSDTGDMISRAVTRIESDEDSDIWISVDYQGLFHFDRVQDRLINCLHRDKRKNQLANVTRFWFEEKLCWVSLYDDNLYYTKDNFKTLFPFQDSEGKEPFKDDIINTWIMGPHNCWYIGSSNGLTEINLTTGRVRRLLNYYVRDLGFKSDKELWVGTESGLYIYDLEKGEIAHLTVSNGNDSYALADNAIYSICRDNEGGMWIGSYFGGVNYYPRQWTYFEKFYPRDDIKNFGRRVREFCESNDGTVWIGTEDKGLFHFYPESGKIEKFSHPSIYQNVHGLCLDGDDLWVGTFSGGLSRIDLLTKQVRHYQKGISPNSLDANNVFSICKTTSGDLWIGTTSGLLRYNRDTDDFTRMPELANMFVYKILEDFNGNLWLATYSNGVFRYDVNKKEWKNFIFHKNDSTSLPYDKVISICEDSRKRLWFMTQGAGFCRFNPENESFTRFDMSKGFPSNIIYRMVEDNRGNLWLTTNNGLVCFNPETDDKRVYTTANGLLSNQFNYQSGYKDKMGRIYLGSINGFITFDPSTFVENTFVPPVVITDFFLFNKRMQIGSKDSPLKESIVFSDEVELESDQNSFSLHAAALGYQAPEMNQLVYKMEGFDKEWYNVGRNSVINYSNLPYGTYIFHLRGSNSDGKWNEKERILKIHILPPFYLSGWAYFIYLLLGILSVVGIIYYFRKRNEQKHQQAMEKFEREKERELYTAKIDFFTNVAHEIRTPLTLIKSPLENVLVSPNVSADIRDDLEIMNLNTTRLLDLVNQLLDFRKTETRGFQLNFVECNISDILQQIYMRFTPLARQKKLEFVIECSESIYASIDREALTKIISNLFTNAIKYSETYIHVRLWMEDTCWFLSVCNDGNVIPMEMREEIFKPFIQYKDGFSRKVSGTGIGLALARSLAELHEGNLIMDDSQKQNCFILSLPVKHEHTIAISKSEIKLKEDPKEEDPGQLQQKPRYTVLIVEDNVEMLAFVVRQLSPVYQILTATNGVEALKVLEGHTVNLIVSDIMMPEMDGLELCDRIKSDLDYSHIPIVLLTAKTTLQSKIDGLKSGADAYIEKPFSVEYLKVSVANLLSNHEKLHAAFAHSPFIQTNSMAMTKADETFLKTLNEVIVANMQNPDFCLDDMASLLNMSRSSLNRKIKGVLDMTPNDYIRLERLKKAAQLLREGECKVNEVCYMVGFNTPSYFTKCFQKQFGILPKDFVK, from the coding sequence ATGAAAAGAATATTCATAATAGGACTTCTTTTTTTATATGCATTTACTCTTTACTCTCAAAGTAATATCCGATATTATTTCAAAACATTGGATATTCAAGACGGACTCTCGCAAAACACGGTGAACGCTATTTTGCAAGATAAACAAGGTTTCATGTGGTTTGGAACAAAAGATGGTTTGAATCGTTTTGATGGCCTGAGTTTTCGTATTTTCAAAAAAGAGAATTCTGCTTTAGGAAATAATTTTATCACTGCACTTCATGAGGATAAAGAAGGAAATATTTGGGTTGGAACAGATGCAGGCGTTTATGTGTATAATCCTTTATTAGAAGACTTTACAGTATTTGATAGAGTTAGTGACACAGGTGATATGATTAGTCGTGCTGTGACTCGTATTGAAAGTGATGAAGATAGTGATATATGGATTTCCGTGGATTATCAAGGATTGTTTCATTTTGATCGTGTGCAAGATCGGTTAATTAATTGTCTGCATAGAGATAAGCGTAAGAACCAATTGGCCAATGTTACGCGTTTTTGGTTTGAGGAAAAACTATGTTGGGTCAGTTTATATGACGACAACCTATATTATACAAAAGATAATTTTAAGACATTGTTTCCCTTTCAGGATTCTGAAGGAAAAGAGCCTTTTAAAGATGATATCATTAATACTTGGATTATGGGTCCCCATAATTGTTGGTATATCGGTTCTTCTAATGGTTTGACTGAAATTAATCTGACAACAGGGCGGGTAAGGCGTTTGTTGAATTATTATGTGCGTGATTTAGGCTTTAAATCGGATAAGGAATTATGGGTAGGTACGGAGTCGGGGCTATATATTTATGATTTGGAAAAAGGTGAAATAGCTCATCTCACTGTTTCAAACGGGAATGATTCTTATGCTTTAGCCGATAATGCTATTTATTCTATATGCCGTGATAATGAGGGAGGAATGTGGATCGGATCTTATTTTGGCGGGGTCAATTACTATCCGCGTCAATGGACTTATTTTGAAAAATTCTACCCTCGTGATGATATTAAAAATTTTGGGCGTAGGGTACGTGAATTCTGTGAAAGTAATGATGGTACTGTTTGGATTGGTACTGAAGATAAGGGATTATTTCATTTTTATCCGGAAAGTGGAAAGATTGAAAAATTCTCACATCCTTCTATTTATCAAAATGTTCATGGTTTATGTTTGGACGGTGATGATTTGTGGGTAGGCACTTTTTCCGGAGGTTTAAGCCGTATTGATTTGCTTACGAAGCAAGTAAGACACTATCAAAAAGGTATAAGCCCAAATTCTTTGGATGCCAATAATGTATTCTCTATTTGTAAAACTACATCTGGTGACTTATGGATTGGCACTACATCTGGATTGCTGCGATATAATCGTGATACAGATGACTTTACTAGGATGCCGGAACTAGCTAATATGTTTGTTTATAAAATATTGGAGGATTTTAATGGGAATTTGTGGCTGGCAACTTATTCTAACGGTGTTTTTCGTTATGATGTGAATAAGAAAGAATGGAAGAATTTTATTTTTCACAAGAACGATTCCACTTCATTACCTTATGATAAAGTAATCAGTATTTGTGAAGATAGTCGTAAGCGGTTATGGTTTATGACACAAGGGGCGGGTTTTTGCCGTTTTAATCCGGAAAATGAAAGCTTTACTCGTTTTGATATGTCGAAAGGTTTTCCTAGTAATATCATTTATCGGATGGTAGAGGATAATCGGGGGAATTTATGGTTGACAACTAATAATGGTTTGGTTTGTTTCAATCCGGAAACAGATGATAAACGAGTTTATACTACAGCAAACGGATTGCTAAGTAACCAGTTTAATTATCAGTCTGGGTATAAAGATAAGATGGGACGTATCTATTTAGGTAGTATAAATGGTTTTATCACTTTTGATCCATCTACTTTTGTAGAAAATACTTTTGTTCCACCAGTTGTCATTACAGATTTCTTCTTATTCAATAAACGAATGCAGATCGGCAGTAAGGATTCTCCATTGAAAGAAAGCATCGTCTTTTCTGATGAGGTCGAGTTAGAATCTGATCAAAATTCTTTTTCATTGCATGCGGCGGCATTAGGTTATCAGGCACCGGAAATGAATCAATTGGTTTATAAAATGGAAGGATTTGATAAAGAGTGGTATAATGTAGGGCGGAATTCGGTAATCAATTATTCCAATTTACCATATGGAACTTATATTTTCCATTTAAGAGGATCGAATAGTGACGGAAAATGGAATGAAAAAGAGCGTATATTGAAGATTCATATTTTACCTCCGTTTTATTTATCAGGGTGGGCCTATTTTATTTATTTGCTATTAGGAATTCTGTCTGTGGTAGGTATCATTTATTATTTCCGGAAAAGGAATGAGCAGAAACACCAACAGGCCATGGAGAAATTCGAACGGGAAAAGGAACGCGAACTCTATACTGCAAAAATAGATTTCTTTACGAATGTGGCGCATGAGATTCGTACTCCTTTGACATTAATCAAAAGTCCGCTTGAAAATGTGCTTGTTTCTCCGAATGTATCTGCAGATATCCGTGATGATTTGGAAATAATGAATCTGAATACTACCCGTTTACTGGATTTGGTTAATCAGTTACTTGATTTCAGAAAGACTGAAACACGTGGGTTTCAACTGAATTTTGTAGAGTGTAATATTTCGGATATATTACAGCAGATTTATATGCGGTTTACTCCATTGGCACGGCAAAAGAAATTGGAATTTGTTATTGAATGTTCGGAATCTATCTATGCGTCGATAGATCGTGAGGCGTTGACTAAGATAATTAGTAATCTGTTTACTAATGCCATTAAATATTCTGAAACTTATATTCATGTCCGGTTGTGGATGGAGGATACTTGTTGGTTCTTGTCTGTCTGTAACGATGGCAATGTAATTCCTATGGAAATGCGTGAAGAGATTTTTAAGCCTTTCATACAGTATAAGGACGGATTTTCCCGTAAGGTTTCGGGTACGGGAATTGGTTTGGCATTGGCAAGATCTTTAGCTGAGTTGCATGAAGGGAACTTAATTATGGATGATTCACAAAAGCAGAATTGTTTTATTCTTTCATTGCCAGTAAAGCATGAACATACTATTGCCATTTCGAAGAGTGAGATTAAGTTGAAAGAGGATCCGAAAGAAGAGGATCCGGGACAATTGCAACAGAAGCCGCGTTACACTGTATTGATTGTGGAGGATAATGTTGAAATGTTGGCTTTTGTTGTCAGACAATTGTCACCTGTTTATCAAATATTGACTGCAACTAACGGAGTGGAGGCCTTAAAGGTGTTGGAGGGGCATACAGTGAACTTAATAGTATCGGATATAATGATGCCCGAAATGGATGGGTTGGAATTATGTGACCGTATAAAATCAGACTTGGATTACAGTCATATTCCTATTGTACTGTTGACGGCTAAGACCACTTTACAATCAAAAATAGATGGTTTGAAATCTGGAGCGGATGCTTATATTGAAAAGCCGTTTTCTGTGGAGTATTTGAAAGTGTCTGTTGCCAATTTATTAAGTAATCATGAAAAGCTGCATGCGGCTTTTGCACATTCACCGTTTATACAGACCAATTCTATGGCTATGACGAAAGCGGATGAAACTTTTTTGAAAACCTTGAATGAAGTGATTGTTGCCAATATGCAAAATCCGGACTTCTGTCTGGACGATATGGCGAGTTTGCTTAATATGAGCCGTTCCAGTTTGAACCGCAAAATAAAAGGAGTCTTGGACATGACCCCTAATGACTATATCCGTTTAGAGAGATTGAAAAAAGCTGCTCAATTATTAAGGGAAGGAGAATGTAAGGTAAATGAAGTATGTTATATGGTTGGCTTCAATACTCCTTCTTATTTTACTAAATGTTTTCAGAAGCAATTTGGTATTTTACCAAAAGATTTTGTGAAATGA
- a CDS encoding SusC/RagA family TonB-linked outer membrane protein has translation MIKKLLVFFLTIFTMTAYAQNITMTGTVVDTDNLPLIGVNVVIKGASTGTTTDLDGKFTLTGENGQTLVFSYIGMTLQEIVYKGKPLHVIMKDDSKALEEVVIIGYQTVKKSDLTGAVAVVDTKEMKKSSAGTLVSQMQGLATGVNVRSSGRAGEDASIQIRGVGSLSNNAPLWVVDGMITDPGVDFNPADVESIQILKDASAAAIYGSRAANGVIIVTTKKGVSGPMKVNVSVKETLEWSPKFDLMNAAEYIKYNDIAYKEAIKDGIASITTTQKHSEYDTNWQDEVLKTALVQDYNVSLSGGGDSGSYFVSAGYYNNDGVSYGNTFDRYSFRVNTQGKKGWFSFGENLAYSLTNTDPNQTNTYNDFLRMMPTIPVYDENNPGGYGYGDAAKYNTFGVNPIARENLEKRHMRQNRLNGSLWLEFKPFEFLSYKFNGGVDLYFYENSWFRGEGNWQQNQEYRDPESQKARDNTYNMLIEHTLNFNKDFGKHHVDAVLGTTYQHHEWEGLWASRLNFPMLGNGDYLTVLNAGQSNQQNTNSISENAMISYLGRVNYIYDDKYYLTATFRRDGTSRLAKENRWGNFPSVSAAWRISKESFFKVPWIDDLKIRGNWGRLGNASIGDWDYVGTINQSIVTVFGGAIVPGATQVKLVNTNLVWETKETVNIGFDASFLNSRLTFSAEYYHSKTKDVLTEMPIAISTGNQEGAPKANAASLRNRGFELSLGWKDQVSDFKYGALLNITTLSNKVLSLGYEKPFIDSGQARTRLNGPLAEFFLYKTDGIFKTQEQIDNYVTPDGEPIMISGKRPQLGDVKYIDTDNNGQITADDRQFCGSPWAKMQMSLVLNAEWKDFDFSMMWNGQFGNKIYNVSKWQGRLFSDNSNYLRFKKGEEPYQVNQNSDTPRIIYGDQRNSWDADRFLENGSYFRLKNISIGYNLKKEWLKNLGIDKLRFYATGSNLLTFTGYSGLDPDFINTNIWNSGTDSFSYPNTRSVMFGLDLTF, from the coding sequence ATGATTAAAAAATTATTAGTCTTCTTTCTGACTATTTTTACGATGACTGCTTATGCGCAGAACATAACAATGACCGGAACCGTAGTAGACACAGACAACCTGCCTTTAATTGGTGTGAATGTGGTTATTAAGGGTGCTTCTACCGGTACTACTACTGATTTGGATGGTAAGTTTACTCTTACTGGAGAAAATGGACAAACATTGGTTTTCTCATATATAGGGATGACCCTCCAAGAGATTGTTTACAAGGGAAAACCTTTGCATGTGATAATGAAGGATGATTCCAAGGCTTTGGAAGAGGTGGTTATAATTGGTTATCAGACTGTGAAGAAATCTGATCTGACGGGTGCAGTAGCAGTAGTTGATACCAAAGAGATGAAAAAAAGCTCAGCTGGAACACTTGTCAGTCAGATGCAGGGGCTTGCTACAGGTGTAAACGTTCGTAGTAGTGGTAGAGCAGGTGAGGATGCTTCTATTCAAATTCGTGGTGTGGGTTCATTAAGTAATAATGCTCCGTTGTGGGTGGTCGATGGGATGATAACTGATCCGGGAGTTGACTTTAATCCGGCTGACGTTGAATCTATTCAGATCTTGAAAGATGCTTCCGCTGCCGCTATATATGGTTCTCGTGCTGCTAATGGGGTGATTATTGTTACTACTAAGAAAGGGGTGAGTGGTCCTATGAAGGTGAATGTAAGTGTGAAAGAAACATTGGAATGGAGTCCGAAGTTTGATTTGATGAATGCGGCAGAGTACATTAAATATAATGATATAGCTTATAAAGAAGCGATAAAAGATGGTATAGCCTCCATAACAACAACTCAGAAGCATTCCGAATATGATACCAATTGGCAGGATGAGGTATTGAAGACAGCTTTGGTACAGGATTATAATGTATCTTTATCCGGTGGTGGAGATTCGGGTAGTTATTTTGTTTCAGCTGGTTACTATAATAATGATGGTGTATCTTATGGAAATACATTTGATCGTTATAGTTTCCGTGTTAACACACAGGGGAAAAAAGGTTGGTTTTCATTCGGTGAGAACTTGGCCTACTCATTAACTAATACAGATCCGAACCAGACAAATACTTATAATGACTTTTTACGTATGATGCCTACTATTCCGGTTTATGATGAGAATAATCCAGGTGGTTATGGATATGGAGATGCGGCTAAATATAATACTTTCGGTGTAAATCCCATTGCACGTGAAAATTTGGAAAAACGCCATATGAGACAAAATCGTCTGAATGGTTCATTGTGGTTGGAGTTCAAACCTTTCGAGTTTCTTTCTTATAAGTTCAATGGGGGCGTTGACTTGTATTTCTATGAAAATTCATGGTTTCGTGGTGAAGGTAATTGGCAACAAAATCAGGAATATCGTGATCCGGAGAGCCAGAAAGCACGTGATAATACTTATAATATGCTGATTGAACACACGTTGAATTTTAACAAGGATTTTGGAAAACATCATGTCGATGCAGTATTAGGTACTACTTACCAACATCATGAGTGGGAGGGGTTATGGGCTTCCCGCCTTAATTTTCCTATGTTAGGTAATGGTGATTATCTGACAGTGTTAAATGCTGGACAAAGTAACCAACAGAACACTAATAGTATTAGTGAGAATGCCATGATCTCTTATTTGGGACGTGTTAATTATATTTATGATGACAAATATTATCTGACAGCTACTTTCCGTCGGGATGGTACTTCTCGTTTAGCTAAGGAAAATCGCTGGGGTAATTTTCCTTCTGTTTCTGCTGCCTGGAGAATTTCTAAGGAAAGTTTCTTTAAGGTACCTTGGATTGATGATTTGAAGATCAGGGGAAATTGGGGGCGTTTGGGTAATGCTTCTATCGGTGATTGGGATTATGTTGGTACTATTAATCAAAGCATTGTGACGGTATTTGGTGGAGCTATTGTACCTGGAGCCACTCAAGTAAAATTAGTGAATACCAATCTTGTTTGGGAAACCAAAGAAACTGTAAATATTGGTTTTGACGCTAGTTTTCTCAATTCACGTTTGACTTTCAGTGCCGAGTATTATCATTCAAAAACTAAGGATGTTTTGACGGAAATGCCTATTGCCATCTCTACCGGTAATCAAGAAGGGGCACCTAAAGCAAATGCGGCTAGTTTGCGCAATCGTGGATTTGAATTGAGCTTGGGGTGGAAAGATCAAGTTTCAGATTTCAAATATGGTGCATTGTTGAATATTACAACTTTGAGTAATAAAGTATTAAGTTTAGGATATGAAAAACCTTTTATTGATTCAGGTCAGGCAAGAACGAGATTGAATGGTCCGTTGGCAGAATTCTTTTTGTATAAAACCGATGGGATTTTTAAAACACAAGAACAAATAGATAATTATGTAACTCCTGATGGCGAACCTATTATGATTTCCGGGAAACGTCCGCAATTAGGTGATGTGAAATATATTGATACGGATAATAATGGACAGATTACGGCGGATGACCGTCAATTTTGCGGAAGTCCGTGGGCAAAGATGCAAATGTCATTGGTCTTGAATGCTGAATGGAAAGACTTTGATTTCAGTATGATGTGGAATGGGCAATTTGGTAATAAAATTTATAATGTATCCAAATGGCAAGGACGTTTGTTCTCGGACAATTCCAATTATCTTCGCTTCAAGAAGGGAGAAGAACCTTATCAGGTAAATCAGAATTCTGATACGCCACGTATAATTTATGGTGACCAACGTAATTCATGGGATGCGGATCGTTTCCTTGAAAACGGTTCTTATTTCAGACTGAAAAATATTTCTATCGGATACAATCTTAAAAAGGAATGGTTGAAGAATTTGGGTATTGACAAACTTCGTTTTTATGCTACCGGTAGTAATCTGCTCACTTTTACAGGCTATTCCGGGCTTGATCCTGATTTTATAAACACTAATATTTGGAATAGTGGAACGGATAGTTTTTCATATCCTAATACTCGTTCTGTTATGTTTGGCTTGGATTTGACCTTTTAA
- a CDS encoding RagB/SusD family nutrient uptake outer membrane protein, whose product MKKIYRFLFAGVLALCATGCSSSLLDIENPNEVTNTTFWKSADDAKAGVNACYSFLYKEGTWMRWLSFRYDLSSDEGWSSSPWIELGDWTRFLYNNYDFYEGNKVHWEHFYVGIFRCNQVLANVPAIEMDEVQKNQLLAQASFLRALWYFQINLLWEKGTLVLEPQNADYIPKDASEQEIWDQIEKDLTFAMENLPEAWDAADLGRATKGAAKALLGKAYMQQHKYDRAKEQLQWLIDREGSLYGLLDNREDNFTDLNENNQEGIFEIQFDDQNKGGTGNDASMAFGFQRTQFYAPGGTHGTGWGDGKARRWLVDEFLKERRVDGRNDLRLYNSILYKHFGDDFPDQSKKYYANEDASQWFDEWGQDTEDCYIRKYNTSYYREREDYFARNNYRIMRYADVLLSYAECLVETGTSASDAAVYVDKVRERAGLSKLKDSRWKDCLSSKEVFIKRLQMERALELCFEGWRWADLKRWGLLDSQAGIDELKARDKDFNNFVIGKHKRMPIPTSEVEISKIDDVPQLTQNPNY is encoded by the coding sequence ATGAAGAAAATATATAGATTTTTATTTGCTGGTGTCTTGGCTTTGTGTGCTACCGGATGCAGCTCAAGTTTATTGGATATAGAAAATCCGAATGAAGTAACCAATACTACTTTTTGGAAATCGGCGGATGATGCAAAAGCTGGAGTAAATGCTTGTTACAGTTTCTTATATAAAGAAGGGACTTGGATGCGTTGGTTGTCTTTTCGTTACGATCTGTCATCAGATGAAGGATGGAGTTCGTCTCCTTGGATAGAATTAGGTGACTGGACGCGTTTTCTTTATAATAATTATGATTTCTATGAGGGTAATAAGGTACATTGGGAGCATTTTTATGTAGGGATCTTTCGTTGTAATCAGGTTTTGGCTAATGTGCCTGCGATTGAAATGGATGAGGTTCAAAAGAACCAACTTTTAGCACAGGCTTCCTTTTTGCGTGCTCTGTGGTATTTTCAGATAAATCTTTTGTGGGAGAAAGGGACATTAGTTCTTGAACCTCAAAATGCTGATTACATACCTAAGGACGCTTCAGAACAGGAAATTTGGGATCAGATAGAAAAAGACCTTACGTTTGCAATGGAGAATTTGCCGGAGGCATGGGATGCGGCAGATTTAGGCAGAGCGACAAAAGGTGCTGCTAAAGCTTTGTTGGGCAAGGCTTATATGCAACAACATAAATATGATAGGGCCAAAGAACAGTTGCAATGGCTGATTGATAGGGAAGGCTCTTTGTATGGTTTGCTTGATAACCGTGAAGACAATTTTACCGATTTGAATGAAAATAATCAGGAGGGAATATTTGAAATTCAGTTTGATGATCAAAATAAGGGGGGCACAGGCAATGATGCCAGTATGGCCTTTGGTTTCCAGCGTACTCAGTTTTATGCACCCGGTGGCACTCATGGTACGGGTTGGGGCGATGGTAAAGCGCGTCGTTGGCTAGTAGATGAGTTCTTGAAAGAGAGAAGGGTTGATGGCAGAAATGACTTGCGTTTATACAATAGTATTCTTTATAAACATTTTGGAGATGATTTTCCTGATCAGTCAAAAAAATACTATGCCAATGAAGATGCGTCACAATGGTTTGATGAGTGGGGACAGGATACAGAGGATTGTTATATTCGCAAATACAATACTTCTTACTATCGTGAACGTGAAGACTATTTCGCACGTAATAATTATCGTATTATGCGGTATGCTGATGTTTTATTGAGTTATGCGGAGTGTTTGGTTGAAACTGGAACTTCGGCTTCTGATGCGGCTGTTTATGTTGATAAGGTAAGAGAACGTGCAGGGTTATCCAAACTGAAAGATAGTCGGTGGAAGGATTGTTTAAGTTCAAAGGAGGTCTTTATCAAACGTCTTCAGATGGAACGTGCTTTGGAACTTTGTTTCGAAGGCTGGCGTTGGGCGGATTTGAAGCGCTGGGGATTGCTTGATTCACAGGCTGGTATTGACGAGCTGAAAGCTCGTGACAAGGACTTCAACAATTTTGTGATTGGCAAACACAAACGTATGCCTATCCCTACATCGGAAGTTGAAATCAGTAAGATTGATGATGTTCCTCAACTAACTCAGAATCCTAATTATTAA